From Bacteroides uniformis:
TTTGAATGGACGTCCGGGGTATATTAATTTTATGGATGCCTTGAATGGATGGCAGTTGGTAAAGGAACTGAAAGAGGCGACCGGTATGCCTGCTGCAACTTCATTCAAGCACGTCAGTCCGGCGGGTGCCGCCATCGGCTTGGAACTCAACGAGACAATGAAGAAGATTTATTTTGTGGATAATCTTCCGCTCTCTCCGCTTGCTTGCGCATATGTGCGTGCCCGCGGTGCCGACCGTATGTCTTCCTATGGTGACTTTATCGCTTTGAGTGATGTGTGCGACGAGGCTACTGCACGTTTTATTAACCGCGAGGTCTCGGATGGCGTTATTGCTCCGGGGTATACGGACGAAGCACTGGCTATCTTGAGGGAAAAGCGTAAAGGAACTTACAATGTGATTCAGATAAGTCCCGGCTATAAGCCTGCCCCGATTGAACATAAGGATGTCTTTGGTATCACGTTTGAGCAGGGACGTAATGAGATAAAGCTGAATGGAGATGAACTCTTTGCGAATATTCCTACTCGGAATAAGAATTTCCCGGAAGCAGCGAAACGTGATTTGATGATAGCCCTTATCACTTTGAAATATACGCAGTCGAATTCTGTATGCTATGTGAAGGACGGTCAGGCTATCGGTATTGGTGCCGGCCAGCAGAGCCGTATCCACTGTACTCGCTTGGCGGGCAACAAGGCCGACATTTGGTATTTACGCCAGCATCCGAAGGTGTTGAATTTGCCATGGGTAGAGAAAATCCGCCGTGCCGACCGTGATAATACGATTGATGTCTATATCAGTGAAGACCATGACGATGTGCTGGCTAACGGTGTTTGGCAGCAGTTCTTTACGGAGAAACCTGAAGTGCTGACCCGTGAAGAAAAACGGGCTTGGTTGGATACATTGAAAGGTGTTTCTTTGGGTTCGGATGCATTCTTCCCTTTTGGAGACAATATTGAGCGTGCCCATAAGAGTGGAGTAGATTACATTGCCCAAGCGGGTGGTTCTGTACGCGATGACCATGTGATTGAAACTTGCGATAAATATGGCATTGCCATGTCGTTCACGGGTATCCGTCTGTTCCATCATTGATAAGGTGTATAAAAAGTAGACCCGCCCCCACGGCTGCATAGCTGTAGGGGCGGGTTCCTTTTTTATTAAGTCTTATCTTGTTACGTTATCCTTGGTTTTTGATGTTCTCGTCCACCACTTTTATCTTTTCTTTTACAAGTTCGATGTCTGCTTTCAGCTTTTCCACCTTGCGGTTGATTTCTGTCAGCAGACTGTTTCCCTTCTTGGAAGAAGTGGTTAGGAAGCCGAGATTGTTTTCATATGTCTGGAGCTCGTTCTTCATATTGTCGAAGGCACGTACCAGCTTCTCACGTTCCCGGTAAAGGGCTTGTGGACTACCTTCTTGAATGGAGCTGATAGTCGACTTGAAGTTGCTTAGCTTCTTGTTGGAGGCGCTGATGTTGAAGCGTTCAAACAATTTGTCTACCTGGCTGTGGTATTGCTTATAGATTCGGTCTTTCTCTTTGAAAGGTACATGTCCTATGCCGTTCCACTCTTTCATGAGGTCGCGTACCAGTTGGGTAGCTTCCTCCGTATCCATTTGGTCATCGATAGCATTCAGTTTCTCGATGATGGCTTTTTTCTGTTCCAGATTTTCTTGCTCTACGCTGCGCTGTGAAGAAGTGGCTTTGTTCTTTTGTTCGAAGAAGTAGTCACAAGCGGAGATGAAACGTTTCCATACGGCATCCGAATATTTCTTTGCTACTGGGCCGATGGTTTTCCATTCTTTCTGAAGTTTGGTCAGTTCATCGGCGGTTGCTTTCCAGTCGGTACTGTCCTTCAGAGCTTCTGCTTTTTCGCACAAGGCACGCTTCTTTTCCAAGTTTTCGTTCATACCTTCCTTCAGGCTCTTGAAGAACTCTCCCTTTTTACGGAAGAACTCGTCGCACGCTTTGCGGAAACGTTCGAAAATCTTCACGTTCATTTTTTGCGGAGCGAAACCGATGGTTTTCCATTTGTTTTGAAGTGCGATGACTTCTTGCGTCTTGCTCTCCCAAGAAGCAAAGTTTGTCAGTTCTTTGTAGTCAATGGCTTCTATGATTTCGCAAATTACAGTCTTTTGGTCAAGATTGTGTTGTTCCACTTCCTTCAATGCTTCGAAATGTTGCTGGTGACGTCGGTTTACGGTTGTAGAGGCTGCTTTGAAACGTGCCCAGATTTCGTCGCGTAGTTCCTTGGCTACCGGCCCTGTATCACGAAATTCTTGATGTAGCTTCTGTAACTGATGGAAAGCTGAAACTACATCCGCTTCATCCGCCAGCTTTTCGGCAGCTTCACAGAGATGTGTCTTGATTTCCAAATTCTTCTTGAAATCGTATTCGCGGAATTCATTGTTCAGTTTCAGAAGGTCATAGAATTTCTCAACATACAATTGGTAGTTTTTCCAAAGCTCGTTGACCTTAGCTTGCGGAACGAGTTTAACTTCGTTCCATTGCTGCTGTAGTTTCTTGAACTCCGTATAGCTCTTGTTGGCGTCATCTGGAGATTCAACCAGCTCCTTCAGCTCTTCGATGATGGAAAGCTTTACCTGCAGGTTCATTTCCTTTTGCTTCTCCAGTTCGGCTGTGAGTGCACTTCTTTTTTCTTTGATGACGGACATGATATTCTTGAACTCTTCCTCCACACAGTCTGTTTGTGGAACAAAGTTCTCCGCGGCGCCTCCGTTTTCAATGAACAGTTTTCTGGCCGCATCCTGCTCAGCATTGTGCAGCTTGTAGAAAGATTGCTTCAAACCGTCTATTTCAGGTTTTGCCACGTTCTCCACGTCTGCAACCACCTCTTTGAGTTTGGCAAGTATTTCCTCTTTCGTGAGCTTCTGAACTGGCTCTACCGGCTTTTCCGAAACGATTTCTTCAGCGGGAGTTTCTGTTGTTGCCGGTTCAGAAACCTCTGCTGCCTTCTTTTCTTCTTCTAATTCCACCGGCTTTTCGGGGAGATTAGTGTCATGAGTGTCCGTCATTGTATTTACTTTTTTAGAAACGGGTTCCTCCCGTTCGGGTTACATTAGGCTACAAATTAATGAAATAAAATGATTACTTCATACAATTTGCCTTGATTTTTTTCTATTTTCTTGTTTTTATGACAGTAAGACAGTGATACCCATGTACAGCATCATGCCTATAATGTCATTGGTAATGGAGATAAACGGGCCGGTGGCAATGGCCGGGTCAACCTTCAGTTTCTCTAAAGTCATGGGGACTAGCGTTCCGAAGATGGAGGCGAACATGACGACTGCAAAGAGGCTGATGGAGACGGAATAAGTGACCGTAGCCGTAGCTCCGAACCGGATAAAATTATAGATGTATACCAGCAGGGAGATGATGGTGGCATTGATGACCGCCACTACTGCTTCCTTGGCTACCTGCTTGAAGGTGTCTTTGGCATCCAGTGAGCTGTTGGCAAGGCCTTGCACGATGATGGCAGACGACTGGGTTCCCACGTTTCCCCCCGTACCACCAATCAACGGAATATAAAGGGCCATTTCCGGATGGGCGGCGAAAGTCGTGTCGAAGTTACCCAATATCATGGAGTTGCCTATACCACCTAACATACCGATAAGTAACCATGGAAGGCGGGCAGAAGTCTGGCGCATGACATTATCGTCCGTTTCTACATCTTGGGACAAACCGGATGCCAACTGGTAATCACGTTCCGACTGTTCGCGGACTTCGTCCATGACGTCGTCTACGGTAATCTGGCCTACCAGACGCCCGATACTGTCTACAACAGGAGCTGCCACCAAGTCATACTTTTCGATGATTTGTACCACTTCGTCAATGGGGGTATCTACATGGACGGAGATAGGATCTTTCCGCATCACATGCTTTACCTTGGAGACAGAAGGGGAAGTTATCATTTTCTTCAATGGGAATACCCCTTGCAGACGGTCTTCGTCGTCGATGACGTATACGTAGTAAATTTCATCCAGCTTTTCAGCTTGCAGGCGCATTTCCTTCAGGCACTCCGGCATACTCCAGTTTTCATTGACAGTCACCATTTCCGTACCCATCAAACCACCGGCAGTGTCTTCATCATATTTCAGCAGGTCAACGATGTCACCGGCTTGTTCTATATCTTCGATGTGCGAAAGTACTTCCTCCTGCTTGTCTTCATCAAGTTCGCGCATCAGGTCTACGGCATCGTCCGTGTCCATATAATCCACGAAACGCTTGGCAATGGTCTCCGAAGGAAGAAGTTCCAGGAATTCTTTCCGGATGTCTTCGTCCATTTCAACCAGTACGTCCGCTGCCGTTTCGTTGTCAAGGAGGCGGTAAACGAAGCGGGCTTCCTCCAAGCCGAGGTCATTGCACAGTTCTGCAATATCCGCCGGGTGAAGATCGGTCAAAAGTGTTTTGACGTTTTCCGCGTCTTTCTGTTCTATCAGGCTTTTGACTTTGTCTATGTATTCTTCGTCTATTTCCATGATTGTTCGTGTTTAATCACTAGCCATTAATCATTAATCGTTCTCAATGCCTGTTCCACTTGGTTGGTCAGCTGAATAAATTCCTGTACGGACAGTTGTTCCGGGCGTTTATTAAATAATACGTCCTCCGTCAGTGGACAGTCTTTGCCGAGTATCGGTTTTATGGAGTTCCGCAGAGTCTTGCGTCGTTGGTTGAACGTGGTTTTCACTACTTGCTTGAACAATTTCTCGTCGCAGCCTAAATCGTGCGTTTCATTGCGCATCATGCAGATGACGGCACTTTTAACTTTTGGGGGCGGGTTGAAGACATGTTCGTGTACCGTAAACAAGTACTCCACTTTGTACCATGCTTGTATCAGTACACTTAGGATTCCGTATGTCTTGCTGCCCGGCCCGGCGGCTATGCGCTCGGCTACTTCCTTTTGTATCATACCCGTACAGCAGGGAATCAGATCCTTATATTCCAGCATTTTGAAGAATATCTGGCTGGAGATATTATAAGGATAGTTTCCCGTCAGCACAAAAGGTTGCCCGCCAAACAACCGTTGCAGGTTCATTTTGAGGAAGTCGTCCTCAATAATGTTGTCTTCCAGTTGCGGATAGGCTTCCCGTAGGTAGGCCACTGACTCGTAGTCCAGTTCTACTACTTTGACGTTGCGTTCTTTGGGCAGAAGAAACTGGGTCAGTACTCCCATTCCCGGACCAACTTCGAGGATGGGAATTTCGGGACAGACATCTACCGTGTCGGCAATGTCTTGTGCCACTTTCAGGTCTTTCAGGAAGTGTTGCCCGAGAAACTTTTTAGGTTTAACTACTCTCATGTATCAACTAAATCATTACTTTTGCTCCGTAAACGTAGGCTGTAGTGTGAACAACAACCTATCTTTACACGGAGCAAAGGTAGTTCTTTTCAAT
This genomic window contains:
- a CDS encoding phosphoribosylaminoimidazolecarboxamide formyltransferase; its protein translation is MAKELALKYGCNPNQKPARIFMQEGELPIEVLNGRPGYINFMDALNGWQLVKELKEATGMPAATSFKHVSPAGAAIGLELNETMKKIYFVDNLPLSPLACAYVRARGADRMSSYGDFIALSDVCDEATARFINREVSDGVIAPGYTDEALAILREKRKGTYNVIQISPGYKPAPIEHKDVFGITFEQGRNEIKLNGDELFANIPTRNKNFPEAAKRDLMIALITLKYTQSNSVCYVKDGQAIGIGAGQQSRIHCTRLAGNKADIWYLRQHPKVLNLPWVEKIRRADRDNTIDVYISEDHDDVLANGVWQQFFTEKPEVLTREEKRAWLDTLKGVSLGSDAFFPFGDNIERAHKSGVDYIAQAGGSVRDDHVIETCDKYGIAMSFTGIRLFHH
- the mgtE gene encoding magnesium transporter is translated as MEIDEEYIDKVKSLIEQKDAENVKTLLTDLHPADIAELCNDLGLEEARFVYRLLDNETAADVLVEMDEDIRKEFLELLPSETIAKRFVDYMDTDDAVDLMRELDEDKQEEVLSHIEDIEQAGDIVDLLKYDEDTAGGLMGTEMVTVNENWSMPECLKEMRLQAEKLDEIYYVYVIDDEDRLQGVFPLKKMITSPSVSKVKHVMRKDPISVHVDTPIDEVVQIIEKYDLVAAPVVDSIGRLVGQITVDDVMDEVREQSERDYQLASGLSQDVETDDNVMRQTSARLPWLLIGMLGGIGNSMILGNFDTTFAAHPEMALYIPLIGGTGGNVGTQSSAIIVQGLANSSLDAKDTFKQVAKEAVVAVINATIISLLVYIYNFIRFGATATVTYSVSISLFAVVMFASIFGTLVPMTLEKLKVDPAIATGPFISITNDIIGMMLYMGITVLLS
- the rsmA gene encoding 16S rRNA (adenine(1518)-N(6)/adenine(1519)-N(6))-dimethyltransferase RsmA; its protein translation is MRVVKPKKFLGQHFLKDLKVAQDIADTVDVCPEIPILEVGPGMGVLTQFLLPKERNVKVVELDYESVAYLREAYPQLEDNIIEDDFLKMNLQRLFGGQPFVLTGNYPYNISSQIFFKMLEYKDLIPCCTGMIQKEVAERIAAGPGSKTYGILSVLIQAWYKVEYLFTVHEHVFNPPPKVKSAVICMMRNETHDLGCDEKLFKQVVKTTFNQRRKTLRNSIKPILGKDCPLTEDVLFNKRPEQLSVQEFIQLTNQVEQALRTIND
- a CDS encoding DUF349 domain-containing protein gives rise to the protein MTDTHDTNLPEKPVELEEEKKAAEVSEPATTETPAEEIVSEKPVEPVQKLTKEEILAKLKEVVADVENVAKPEIDGLKQSFYKLHNAEQDAARKLFIENGGAAENFVPQTDCVEEEFKNIMSVIKEKRSALTAELEKQKEMNLQVKLSIIEELKELVESPDDANKSYTEFKKLQQQWNEVKLVPQAKVNELWKNYQLYVEKFYDLLKLNNEFREYDFKKNLEIKTHLCEAAEKLADEADVVSAFHQLQKLHQEFRDTGPVAKELRDEIWARFKAASTTVNRRHQQHFEALKEVEQHNLDQKTVICEIIEAIDYKELTNFASWESKTQEVIALQNKWKTIGFAPQKMNVKIFERFRKACDEFFRKKGEFFKSLKEGMNENLEKKRALCEKAEALKDSTDWKATADELTKLQKEWKTIGPVAKKYSDAVWKRFISACDYFFEQKNKATSSQRSVEQENLEQKKAIIEKLNAIDDQMDTEEATQLVRDLMKEWNGIGHVPFKEKDRIYKQYHSQVDKLFERFNISASNKKLSNFKSTISSIQEGSPQALYREREKLVRAFDNMKNELQTYENNLGFLTTSSKKGNSLLTEINRKVEKLKADIELVKEKIKVVDENIKNQG